GAGGTTACTaaattcttccttcctccccatcctttCCACCCCTAAATGCCCCATTACTCATGTCCCTtgctctcctctttttcccagGCTTCCCAGTGAGATTAATGACCAAAAACCCAGCACCAACCCCCCAAGACCCCAGAGACCTCCCCAACCCTGGAGCCGGGGGGGCCGAGGTGGGAGAACCCGGCATGGTGGGGAGATCCTGGGGGACAATTCCCGAGCCTGCGTGGGGTCTGGCAGGATCAAAAGGCCACCCTGGAAGAAACCAGACAAAGCTCTCTATGTCCCCAAAGCCATGCGGAAGAAAGAGGactgtggggagagggggacCCCAGTGATGGTGACTGCTGCCACCTCGGGTGAGGAGGGGGCACAAGAAGAAGGGATTTGCCCTCCAGCTTCACTCAGGGCCACTCAGGAGGAGCTGGGTATGACTGGAGGTAGCCCAGGGAGTGTCTTTGTAGCCCTTGGCAAGCAGCAGGAGCCTGGTGAAGAGTGTGTtggtggcagggaggaggagcaggaggaggatgtCCCATCCTTGGAGGACAACAAGGATttcttctctgggcagccaAGTGAGGACAAAGACTGTTCAGGTTCCCTCTCTGCACAGAATAAAAAGCCAAGTGAAGCAGAAGAGcaagggcagagctgtgccaagACACCAGAAGGTACCAAACCCCTGTGCCACCTGCAAACTGAAGACCAAAGCAGCCAGAGTGCCCTGGAGTGCCCCAAAACCTCCTCCCTAACCCAGGGTTGTAGCAGTGACTCCTGCGTGGGgctctctgctgcagagctgagctcaaCATCCCAGGGGCTGGAAAACCAAGgggagagctgtgctgctgccaagagcctggagagcagcagcaatgtgtCACTGCCTGAAGGAGAGGGCAAGGACTTGGGGAACACcaggatggagggaagggagagatcCTCCCAACTGGAAAACCAAGATGAAGAGTGCCCCAGTGTTGGCCAGAACCCTCCAGAACCCCCAAAGGAAGCATCTGAACCCATCCGTGGTGCCTCTGAGGAGCAGAGTGAGTGCTGGGAGGATGCTGCAGTCCAGAACCACAGTGGGAAGGtggaagaaggggaggagaagtgTCCAGGCTTGGCTGAGGAGCTGtggcaggagctgcacttggctgcaggaagcagggaggAGAGCAGGCATGGGATGGAGGAGGACTGTCCTGCAGAGCTCTTTGCAGAGGTAAATGTTCAGCCAGCCACAAGGAGTGACTTTGGGGGGCAGAGTGGGTGGCAAAGTGAGGACACAGTGGTTGTCCCTGGGAGGAGAATCAGAAATCATAGAGCTATGGAATGGTGGAagtggaagggatcttaaagatcccccagtgccaccccaaTGCcatgggacagggacacctcccaccagcccagggggctccaagccccatccagcctgacctgagacactgccagggatggggcagccacagcttctggggacaagctggggctcagcaccctcccagcaAAAAATTTCTCAAAACTCAaagtttttcaagttttttttcaaaaaatttcTCAAcctcccctctgccagctcaAAGCCATTCCCCCATATTCCCCCATATGCTATGCTTGTGCttccctgtaaaaaaaaaaaaaaaatccctttttttttgtaggttcccttcaggtgtGCAGGACCAAGGAGGGGATGGCTCTTAGAAGTGAAATCCTgtctggatttgtttttttttttaaatctttgttgtttgtttgtttttttctttaatatccTCAGATCTTGGGCCACTTAACTGTGAAGGACATAAGCATTGAGAGGATCAGTGTGGATTATTCCAGCTATGGAGATGCTCAGCTCAATGAGGGGGATTTTGGCCACGTAACTGAAATCTATGACttttccccatccctgaaaaCAGAGCACCTGCTGGAGATGTTCTCAGATTTCCAGTGAGTACCagaagggctgggaagggagcaggaaggagaCACAAACAGAACAACACCCCGGACACACAGAGAAACCCCAGACACACAAAAACACCCCAGACACACAACAGGAGCTGAGGGAttggaaactacaggcctgtcagcctgacctcagtgcctggcagggttatggagcagatcatcctcagcacctgcaggatggacgAGGGATCAGCcccagcacggggttaggaagggcaggtcctgtctgaccaacctgagctccttttgtGATCTGGagactgcctgggggatgaggggaaggctggggaTGGGGTCTGCCTGGgcttcagcaaggcctttggcACCGTCTCCCAGAGgattctcctgaagaagctgtcagcccatggatcagccaggagcactctgtgctgggtcaggaactgctggaacgggcccagagagtggtgctgaacggggctgcctcaaaatggcggctgtggtgtcccccagggatcagtgttgggcccagtgctgttcaatatctttagtgaGGATTTaggtgaggggattgagtccatcatcagcaaattcacagatgacaccaagctggggggagtgtggatcagctggaaggcaggagggctctgcagagggacctggagagactggagagttgggatgatcccaaggggatgaggttcaacattccaagtgccgggtcctgcactttggccacaacaaccccatggggagctccaggctgggcacagagtggcagaaagggagctgggattgccaggaagctgaagaggaggcagcagtgtgcccaggtggccaagaaggccaatggcatcctgggctggctcaggaagagcgtggccagcaggtccagggaagggattctgcccctgtgctcagctctggggaggccacagcttgagtcctgtgtccagttctgggcccctcagctcaggaagttcaggaaggagcttgaggtgctggagcaggtgcagagaagagcaaggaggctgtgaagggatccagcagaattgctgtgaggaagggctgagggagctgggggtgttgaggctggagaagaggaggctcaggggagacctcatcactctctgcaactccctgaaaggaggttggagccaggggggggttgggctcttttcccaggcaactctcagcaagacaagagggcagggtctcaagttgtgccaggggaggtttaggttggagatgagaaagaatttctttctggagagggtgatcaggcattggaatgggctgcccagggaaggagtggattctccgtgtctggagatctttccaaagagcctggatgtggcactgagtgccatgggctgggaactgcagcaggagtggatcaagggttggacttgatgagctctgagctcccttccaacccagcccatcctaggattctatgaattctGGTTTTGCCTCCATCACGCTTTTGTCTCGATGCTCTTTCTGTGCCTTCAAGAATCCTTTCCTGCAATTTATGCATTATTTAAAATCCAATTGGTTCTTCAGGgctctctctcacacacagtAACCTACATAcaggcttttttcctgctgctctggcttCAGGGAGAGTCTTCAGGTGCTTTCTAGGAGCTTCTCTGGCTTTTCACCCGATGCTTGGGTGAAATCAGGTGCTTGCCTAAATCCTTGCAAGAAAAAGGACCCAGTCCTGCTGGTGGAGGTAAAATTAATGTGGAAAACAGCCTTGGGCTGGAGGGAGTGACCTTGGATCAGTAGCAGGACCAGAACAAAGTGCTGGTGATGAAGGTTCAGCtctgttctctcttttcctcctgccatcctcctcctctgctgatAGAGCTGGATAGGAACACTTCAcccttcaattaaaaaaagaacacttttcACCTTTTAAATAACCTGCTGTtgcctggcttccctctgaagtatttatctttttttcccactcgCTGTGAAAGCAAAACTGGGCTGCAAAGTGATGGCTCTAATCTGAGCAGtcaattttctttgtgtttcctctgctgcaggaaaagccCTGAACTCCAAGCTCACATTTTCCACTGACACTTGATtagatttttctctccctctgttcACCCTGAGCTGTGGAAACCACATGTATAAATCACCTGCTTTTCCTTGGAGGTGCCTGAGCACTGGGGTGGTGGTTGTATAGctgaaaaagctgatttttgtgTTAGGGTCTGAAGCTgaggttcctttttttttagccaaGGATTTCtttggaggagaaggagaattTTGGGGGCAGCTGATGGGGGTAATTGCAGATTGtgttctcctttccttctcttttctctcatgGAAAATGGGTCTAATGCTCTGAAAAGCACCAACCACCTACCTAAAAATCCCAAGGATTCTTGATAACTCAAGGTTTtacttgggggggggggggcttaatttttttttttcctttctcattaataaaattctgttgtcttttcatttcagtgagaGTGGCTTCAAAATCCAGTGGGTTGATGACACACATGCCCTGGGAatcttctccagctcctctgcaggtAGGGTGACTCCATCCCTGGATTCTGGAGGGATTTCTGAGctcatccacagcctccctgtcCAACCAGGGAAACTTGCATCCTGCAGCCTTGTGCCCAGGGTAGTCAGGGTTCATCACCTCGTTCTCCCTGCACACTTGAAAGGTTTTTTAGGGCTTTTTGAGGAGCTGGAATCATTTTGCTGGGGTGTGTGGAAATTGAGCTGCAGGTTTTTAATGAGCTGGGATAATAACCAGGGcaccttttgtttttctgagccACTCCTGCTGCATTTCTAGGCATGAAGCTGCTTTGGCacttcagctttttgttttctcctcacaTAGAGGGGCACAATTCCTCCTCAGGCACCTCCAGGGGCCCTTCTGGTACCTCCTGGCCTTGGGGACAAACAGCCCAAGTGAGCAGAGCCACCCCAAGAGAAGTTTCCATCCAAGAGTGGCTGTAGtccaaaacctttttttttttccttaggattCAGTCTAAGAACACCAGAGTTGTCTTTTAAAccatatttctattttctcagagaattctttatatttaaatatatattttatacattcTCCCTGTGTCAGGGATGTGATGTCAGCTTGAGGTGACCAGAATCCAGCTGGTTTCAGCACCAGGGAACTCCTCAGCTGCTGATGGTCAAATTACTCAGGGTTCTGACACCatggactcttttttttttattattattaaagccACCAAACTTCAGGCTCCTAACCTCACTCAGcatctttctt
Above is a genomic segment from Calypte anna isolate BGI_N300 chromosome 22, bCalAnn1_v1.p, whole genome shotgun sequence containing:
- the R3HCC1 gene encoding R3H and coiled-coil domain-containing protein 1, producing the protein MDGVFLSPKEDEFVGRITQELEEFMLQGQHHRVLLFPPLSSRLRYLIHRTVENVDLLSSFSVGEGWRRRTVICHSAVRLPSEINDQKPSTNPPRPQRPPQPWSRGGRGGRTRHGGEILGDNSRACVGSGRIKRPPWKKPDKALYVPKAMRKKEDCGERGTPVMVTAATSGEEGAQEEGICPPASLRATQEELGMTGGSPGSVFVALGKQQEPGEECVGGREEEQEEDVPSLEDNKDFFSGQPSEDKDCSGSLSAQNKKPSEAEEQGQSCAKTPEGTKPLCHLQTEDQSSQSALECPKTSSLTQGCSSDSCVGLSAAELSSTSQGLENQGESCAAAKSLESSSNVSLPEGEGKDLGNTRMEGRERSSQLENQDEECPSVGQNPPEPPKEASEPIRGASEEQSECWEDAAVQNHSGKVEEGEEKCPGLAEELWQELHLAAGSREESRHGMEEDCPAELFAEILGHLTVKDISIERISVDYSSYGDAQLNEGDFGHVTEIYDFSPSLKTEHLLEMFSDFHESGFKIQWVDDTHALGIFSSSSAASQALGRRFPSLKIRPLIHATKQSKIKALQRPKLLHLAKERPQTDTAVAKRLVTRALGLKHKQQDSSGTEMLLPENLDQEE